The Salvia miltiorrhiza cultivar Shanhuang (shh) chromosome 1, IMPLAD_Smil_shh, whole genome shotgun sequence genome has a window encoding:
- the LOC131006555 gene encoding putative B3 domain-containing protein At5g58280 isoform X2, with the protein MVLATMENESGNTYEDARKQRLLENKKRFEDLGIMKLSKSLTDVTKSEKPQNRQVRLKPMMSYSAEPRRSSRARNQVSYRDDVDVELPALRNRSKFNSSWTSYLARPAEEVKVASYEERARAFNCAEKLRSNLQTRNPSFIKSMVRSHVYSCFWLGLPSRFCEDYLPKSTVGMVLENEQGSEYEALFIGKRAGLSGGWRAFALDHKLDDGDALIFELIEPTRFKVYIVRTSGCQNENGCVVASDTDEKPKKKRKTKDGNQTEKPAAEVSTTRRSLRKKGN; encoded by the exons ATGGTTTTGGCAACGATGGAAAATGAAAGTGGCAACACTTATGAAGATGCTCGAAAGCAGAGGctgttagaaaataaaaaaagatttgAG GATTTGGGGATAATGAAGTTATCTAAAAGCCTAACAGATGTAACCAAGTCAGAGAAACCCCAG AACAGGCAAGTTCGCCTAAAACCAATGATGAGTTACTCAGCAGAACCAAGACGTTCATCACGTGCTCGAAATCAAGTTTCATATCGTGATGAT GTTGATGTCGAGCTTCCTGCACTACGTAACAGATCAAAGTTTAATTCTTCATGGACAAG TTACCTTGCAAGACCGGCTGAAGAGGTTAAAGTCGCATCATATGAGGAAAGAGCTCGAGCTTTTAACTGTGCAGAGAAGCTCCGAAGCAACCTACAAACTCGAAATCCATCCTTCATCAAATCAATGGTCCGATCTCATGTATATAGTTGTTTCTGGTTG GGGCTTCCAAGTAGATTTTGTGAAGATTACCTTCCCAAGTCGACAGTGGGTATGGTGTTAGAGAACGAGCAGGGCTCAGAGTACGAGGCCCTCTTCATTGGCAAGAGAGCTGGGCTTAGTGGTGGATGGAGAGCATTTGCACTTGATCATAAACTGGATGATGGTGAtgctttgatttttgaattgaTTGAACCAACAAGGTTCAAG GTTTATATAGTTAGAACATCGGGCTGTCAAAATGAAAATGGTTGTGTCGTTGCATCTGATACTGATGAGAAAccaaagaagaagaggaagacgaAAGATGGCAACCAGACAGAGAAACCGGCAGCAGAGGTCTCAACCACAAGGAGGAGTTTGAGAAAGAAAGGCAATTGA
- the LOC131006555 gene encoding putative B3 domain-containing protein At5g58280 isoform X1 — MGTFLMVLATMENESGNTYEDARKQRLLENKKRFEDLGIMKLSKSLTDVTKSEKPQNRQVRLKPMMSYSAEPRRSSRARNQVSYRDDVDVELPALRNRSKFNSSWTSYLARPAEEVKVASYEERARAFNCAEKLRSNLQTRNPSFIKSMVRSHVYSCFWLGLPSRFCEDYLPKSTVGMVLENEQGSEYEALFIGKRAGLSGGWRAFALDHKLDDGDALIFELIEPTRFKVYIVRTSGCQNENGCVVASDTDEKPKKKRKTKDGNQTEKPAAEVSTTRRSLRKKGN; from the exons ATGG GTACTTTCCTGATGGTTTTGGCAACGATGGAAAATGAAAGTGGCAACACTTATGAAGATGCTCGAAAGCAGAGGctgttagaaaataaaaaaagatttgAG GATTTGGGGATAATGAAGTTATCTAAAAGCCTAACAGATGTAACCAAGTCAGAGAAACCCCAG AACAGGCAAGTTCGCCTAAAACCAATGATGAGTTACTCAGCAGAACCAAGACGTTCATCACGTGCTCGAAATCAAGTTTCATATCGTGATGAT GTTGATGTCGAGCTTCCTGCACTACGTAACAGATCAAAGTTTAATTCTTCATGGACAAG TTACCTTGCAAGACCGGCTGAAGAGGTTAAAGTCGCATCATATGAGGAAAGAGCTCGAGCTTTTAACTGTGCAGAGAAGCTCCGAAGCAACCTACAAACTCGAAATCCATCCTTCATCAAATCAATGGTCCGATCTCATGTATATAGTTGTTTCTGGTTG GGGCTTCCAAGTAGATTTTGTGAAGATTACCTTCCCAAGTCGACAGTGGGTATGGTGTTAGAGAACGAGCAGGGCTCAGAGTACGAGGCCCTCTTCATTGGCAAGAGAGCTGGGCTTAGTGGTGGATGGAGAGCATTTGCACTTGATCATAAACTGGATGATGGTGAtgctttgatttttgaattgaTTGAACCAACAAGGTTCAAG GTTTATATAGTTAGAACATCGGGCTGTCAAAATGAAAATGGTTGTGTCGTTGCATCTGATACTGATGAGAAAccaaagaagaagaggaagacgaAAGATGGCAACCAGACAGAGAAACCGGCAGCAGAGGTCTCAACCACAAGGAGGAGTTTGAGAAAGAAAGGCAATTGA